In the genome of Fusobacterium necrogenes, one region contains:
- a CDS encoding ABC-F family ATP-binding cassette domain-containing protein, producing MALLQVNDLYMGFSGETLFKNVSFSVDEKDKIGIIGINGAGKSTLIKILLGLEYDEVDPATNQRGTIAKKGGLKIGYLSQNPNLNKENTVFEELMTVFDNLRQDYHRIQELNIILAENLDDFDKTMEELGKITARYEQNEGYAVEYKVKQILNGLSLAESLWNNKVGDLSGGQMSRVALGKILLEEPELLILDEPTNHLDLNAIEWLEKMLKDYKKAVMVISHDVYFLDNVVNRIFEMEGKTLKTYNGNYTDYTIQKEAYITGAVKAFDKEQDKIRKMEEFIRRYKAGVKSKQARGREKILNRMEKMENPVISRKNMKLKFETDLTSVDLVLRIKDLSKSFDGQKIFSNINLDVYRGDRIGIIGKNGVGKSTLLKIVNSLETASSGEFKIGDRVKIGYYDQNHQGLNLNRTIIEELMYNFTLSEEQARNICGGFLFSEDDVYKEIKSLSGGEKARVAFMKLMLEKPNFLILDEPTNHLDIYSREILEEALEDYTGTILVVSHDRNFLDCVVNSIYEIKKDGAVMFKGDYNSYLQQRDNIKAKDESKDKAVLSYEEQKKNKNRISSLEKKIVKAEETLAKLEEKKALKEEEYNEAGRVNDLDKLLTIQKELEDFDMEIMTVMEEWESLEEELKDLTKNF from the coding sequence ATGGCACTTTTACAAGTAAATGATTTATATATGGGTTTTTCAGGAGAAACACTATTTAAAAATGTAAGTTTCTCAGTAGATGAAAAGGATAAGATAGGAATAATAGGAATAAATGGAGCAGGGAAATCTACTCTAATAAAGATACTTTTAGGACTGGAGTATGATGAGGTAGATCCAGCTACAAATCAGAGAGGAACTATTGCTAAAAAAGGTGGATTAAAAATAGGATACCTTTCTCAAAATCCAAATTTAAATAAAGAAAATACCGTATTTGAAGAGCTAATGACTGTATTTGATAATCTTAGACAGGACTACCATAGAATACAGGAGCTAAATATAATCTTAGCTGAAAATTTAGATGACTTTGACAAGACTATGGAAGAGCTAGGAAAGATTACAGCTAGATATGAGCAAAATGAGGGATATGCTGTTGAGTATAAGGTTAAACAGATTTTAAACGGACTTAGTTTAGCAGAGAGCCTATGGAATAATAAGGTTGGAGACTTATCTGGAGGACAGATGTCAAGGGTAGCTCTAGGAAAAATCCTACTTGAAGAGCCAGAGCTTTTAATACTAGACGAGCCAACTAACCACTTGGATTTGAATGCAATAGAGTGGCTTGAAAAGATGCTAAAGGACTATAAAAAAGCTGTAATGGTAATTTCCCATGACGTATATTTCTTAGATAATGTGGTAAATAGAATTTTTGAGATGGAAGGAAAAACTCTTAAAACTTACAATGGAAATTATACAGACTATACTATTCAAAAAGAAGCCTATATTACAGGAGCTGTAAAAGCTTTTGATAAAGAGCAAGATAAGATAAGAAAGATGGAAGAGTTCATCAGAAGATATAAGGCAGGAGTAAAATCTAAACAGGCTAGAGGAAGAGAAAAGATTTTGAATAGAATGGAGAAGATGGAAAATCCTGTAATCAGTAGGAAAAATATGAAGTTAAAATTTGAAACTGATTTGACAAGTGTAGATTTAGTATTGAGAATAAAGGATTTATCTAAATCTTTTGATGGGCAAAAAATATTTTCAAATATAAACTTAGATGTTTATAGAGGGGATAGAATAGGAATAATAGGAAAGAATGGAGTAGGAAAATCTACACTATTAAAGATAGTAAACTCACTAGAAACTGCTTCTAGTGGAGAGTTTAAAATAGGAGATAGAGTAAAGATAGGTTACTATGACCAAAACCATCAAGGATTAAATCTGAATAGAACTATCATAGAGGAACTTATGTATAACTTCACACTGAGTGAGGAGCAAGCAAGAAATATCTGTGGTGGATTTTTATTTAGTGAAGATGATGTATATAAAGAGATAAAAAGTTTAAGTGGAGGAGAGAAGGCTAGAGTTGCTTTTATGAAACTTATGCTAGAAAAGCCGAATTTTTTAATACTAGACGAGCCAACTAATCATTTAGATATCTATTCTAGAGAGATATTAGAGGAGGCACTTGAGGATTATACAGGAACTATCTTAGTTGTATCCCACGATAGAAATTTCTTAGACTGTGTTGTAAATAGTATCTATGAGATAAAAAAAGATGGAGCTGTTATGTTCAAAGGAGATTATAATAGTTACTTACAACAGAGAGATAATATAAAGGCGAAAGATGAGAGCAAGGATAAGGCTGTACTTAGCTATGAGGAGCAAAAGAAAAATAAAAATAGAATCTCATCTCTTGAGAAAAAAATAGTAAAAGCTGAAGAGACTCTTGCTAAGCTGGAAGAGAAGAAAGCTCTAAAAGAGGAAGAGTATAATGAGGCAGGAAGAGTAAATGACTTAGATAAACTTCTTACTATTCAAAAGGAACTAGAAGATTTTGATATGGAGATAATGACAGTGATGGAAGAGTGGGAGAGTTTAGAAGAAGAATTAAAAGATTTAACAAAGAATTTTTAA
- the rpsL gene encoding 30S ribosomal protein S12 has protein sequence MPTLSQLVKNGRDTLSEKKKSPALQGNPQRRGVCVRVYTTTPKKPNSALRKVARVRLTNGIEVTCYIPGEGHNLQEHSIVLVRGGRTKDLPGVRYKVIRGALDTAGVAKRKQSRSKYGAKKA, from the coding sequence ATGCCTACTTTAAGTCAATTAGTAAAAAATGGTAGAGATACTCTATCAGAAAAGAAAAAATCACCAGCATTACAAGGAAACCCACAAAGAAGAGGAGTATGTGTAAGAGTTTATACTACTACACCTAAGAAACCTAACTCAGCTTTAAGAAAGGTTGCCAGAGTAAGATTAACTAATGGAATCGAAGTTACTTGTTATATTCCTGGAGAAGGACACAACTTACAAGAGCACTCAATCGTACTTGTAAGAGGAGGAAGAACAAAAGACTTACCAGGGGTTAGATATAAAGTTATAAGAGGAGCTTTAGATACAGCTGGAGTTGCTAAGAGAAAACAATCAAGATCTAAGTATGGAGCTAAAAAAGCGTAA
- the rpsG gene encoding 30S ribosomal protein S7 — translation MSRRRAAVKRDVLPDSRYSDKVVTKVINSIMLDGKKAIAEGIFYSAMDLIKEKTGQEGYDVFKQALENIKPQIEVRSRRIGGATYQVPVEVKADRQQTLAIRWLTIYTRQRKEYGMIEKLAAELIAASNNEGATIKKKEDTYKMAEANRAFAHYKI, via the coding sequence ATGTCAAGAAGAAGAGCGGCAGTAAAAAGAGATGTACTACCTGATTCTAGATATTCTGATAAGGTGGTAACTAAAGTTATCAACTCAATCATGTTAGATGGTAAAAAAGCAATAGCGGAGGGAATATTCTATTCAGCTATGGATTTAATAAAAGAGAAAACTGGTCAAGAGGGGTACGATGTATTTAAACAAGCTTTAGAAAATATCAAACCACAAATCGAAGTTAGATCAAGAAGAATCGGAGGAGCTACTTATCAAGTACCAGTAGAAGTTAAAGCAGATAGACAACAAACATTAGCTATCAGATGGTTAACTATTTATACAAGACAAAGAAAAGAGTATGGTATGATCGAGAAGTTAGCAGCAGAGTTAATCGCAGCATCTAACAACGAGGGAGCTACTATTAAGAAAAAAGAAGATACATATAAAATGGCAGAGGCTAACAGAGCTTTCGCACACTACAAAATCTAA
- the fusA gene encoding elongation factor G encodes MARKVSLDMTRNVGIMAHIDAGKTTTTERILFYTGVEHKIGEVHEGAATMDWMEQEQERGITITSAATTCFWRGHRINIIDTPGHVDFTVEVERSLRVLDGAVAVFSAVDGVQPQSETVWRQADKYKVPRIAFFNKMDRIGADFNMCVNDIKEKLGANPVPIQLPIGAEDNFEGVVDLIKMKEVVWPIDSDNGQNFEIREIRAELKEQAEELRQHMLESIVETSDELMEKFFGGEDISEEEIKTALRVATIDNVIVPVTCGTAFKNKGVQALLDAIVDYMPAPTDVAMVKGTDMKDPSVEIDREMSDEAPFAALAFKVMTDPFVGKLTFFRVYAGIVEKGSYVLNSTKGKKERMGRILQMHANKREEIDAVYCGDIAAAVGLKETTTGDTLCAEDAPIVLEKMEFPDPVISVAVEPKTKADQEKMGIALSKLAEEDPTFKVKTDEETGQTIISGMGELHLEIIVDRMKREFKVESTVGKPQVAYRETILGTTDQEVKYAKQSGGRGQYGHVKIILEPNPGKDFEFVNKITGGVIPREYIPAVEKGCREALESGVVAGYPMVDVKVTLYDGSYHEVDSSEMAFKVAGSMAIKQAAAKSNPIILEPVFKVEVTTPEEYMGDIIGDLNSRRGMIGGMIDRNGAKIITAKVPLSEMFGYATDLRSKSQGRANYSMEFSEYTQVPASIQKAIQEQRGK; translated from the coding sequence ATGGCTAGGAAAGTTTCGTTAGATATGACTAGAAACGTTGGAATCATGGCTCATATTGATGCTGGAAAAACTACTACTACTGAAAGAATCCTATTCTATACAGGAGTAGAGCATAAAATTGGAGAGGTTCACGAAGGAGCCGCTACGATGGACTGGATGGAGCAAGAGCAAGAAAGAGGAATCACAATTACTTCAGCTGCAACAACTTGTTTCTGGAGAGGTCATAGAATAAATATAATAGACACACCAGGACACGTGGACTTTACAGTAGAGGTTGAAAGATCTCTAAGAGTTCTAGATGGTGCTGTTGCTGTATTCTCGGCAGTTGATGGAGTACAACCTCAATCAGAAACTGTATGGAGACAAGCAGATAAATATAAAGTACCAAGAATCGCATTTTTTAACAAAATGGATAGAATTGGTGCTGACTTTAATATGTGTGTAAATGATATTAAAGAAAAATTAGGAGCAAATCCTGTACCTATTCAATTACCGATCGGAGCAGAGGATAACTTCGAAGGAGTAGTTGACTTAATAAAAATGAAAGAGGTAGTATGGCCGATCGATTCTGATAATGGACAAAACTTCGAAATAAGAGAAATCAGAGCAGAATTAAAAGAGCAAGCTGAAGAATTAAGACAGCATATGTTAGAATCAATTGTTGAAACTAGCGATGAGTTAATGGAAAAGTTCTTTGGTGGAGAAGATATTTCTGAAGAGGAAATAAAAACTGCTTTAAGAGTAGCTACAATAGATAACGTAATTGTTCCAGTAACTTGTGGGACTGCGTTCAAAAACAAAGGAGTTCAAGCATTGCTAGATGCTATTGTTGATTACATGCCAGCTCCAACAGATGTTGCGATGGTTAAAGGAACTGATATGAAAGATCCTTCTGTTGAAATAGACAGAGAGATGTCTGATGAGGCTCCATTTGCAGCTTTAGCATTCAAAGTTATGACTGACCCATTTGTTGGAAAGTTAACATTCTTTAGAGTGTATGCAGGAATAGTAGAGAAGGGATCATATGTTCTAAACTCTACAAAAGGTAAAAAAGAGAGAATGGGAAGAATTCTTCAAATGCATGCTAACAAAAGAGAAGAAATTGATGCAGTTTACTGTGGAGATATAGCTGCAGCAGTGGGATTAAAAGAAACTACTACTGGAGATACTCTATGTGCTGAAGATGCACCAATCGTTCTTGAGAAAATGGAGTTCCCAGATCCAGTTATCTCTGTTGCTGTTGAGCCAAAAACAAAAGCAGACCAAGAAAAAATGGGAATTGCTTTATCAAAACTTGCTGAGGAAGACCCTACATTCAAAGTTAAGACTGATGAAGAAACTGGACAAACTATTATTTCAGGAATGGGAGAACTTCATCTTGAAATTATCGTAGATAGAATGAAAAGAGAATTTAAAGTTGAATCTACAGTAGGTAAACCACAAGTTGCTTACAGAGAAACAATACTTGGAACAACTGACCAAGAAGTTAAATATGCTAAACAATCAGGAGGAAGAGGACAATACGGACATGTTAAGATTATCCTTGAACCAAATCCTGGTAAAGACTTCGAATTTGTTAACAAAATTACTGGAGGAGTTATCCCTAGAGAGTATATTCCTGCAGTTGAAAAAGGATGTAGAGAAGCTCTTGAAAGTGGAGTTGTTGCAGGATACCCTATGGTTGATGTAAAAGTAACTCTATATGATGGATCATACCATGAGGTTGACTCATCAGAGATGGCCTTCAAAGTTGCAGGATCAATGGCTATAAAACAAGCTGCTGCAAAATCTAATCCAATTATTCTTGAACCAGTATTCAAAGTAGAAGTAACTACTCCAGAAGAGTACATGGGAGATATCATTGGAGATTTGAACTCTAGAAGAGGAATGATCGGTGGAATGATTGATAGAAATGGTGCTAAGATTATAACTGCTAAAGTACCTTTATCAGAAATGTTTGGATATGCAACTGATTTAAGATCTAAATCTCAAGGAAGAGCTAACTATTCAATGGAATTCTCTGAGTACACTCAAGTACCAGCTTCAATCCAAAAAGCTATTCAAGAGCAAAGAGGAAAATAA
- the tuf gene encoding elongation factor Tu — translation MAKEKFERSKPHVNIGTIGHVDHGKTTTTAAISKVLSDLGLAQRVDFDNIDAAPEEKERGITINTAHIEYETEKRHYAHVDCPGHADYVKNMITGAAQMDGAILVVSAADGPMPQTREHILLSRQVGVPYIVVYLNKADMVDDAELLELVEMEVRELLNEYGFPGDDVPVVAGSSLGALNGEQQWVDKIIELMNAVDEYIPTPERAVDQPFLMPIEDVFTITGRGTVVTGRVERGIIKVGEEVEIVGIKDTAKTTVTGVEMFRKLLDQGQAGDNIGALLRGTKKEEVERGQVLAKPGSITPHTNFRSEVYVLTKEEGGRHTPFFSGYRPQFYFRTTDITGAIALPAGVEMVMPGDNIEMTVELIHPIAMETGLRFAIREGGRTVASGVVAEILK, via the coding sequence ATGGCTAAAGAAAAATTCGAAAGAAGCAAACCGCACGTTAACATTGGAACAATCGGACACGTTGACCACGGAAAAACAACAACAACAGCAGCTATATCTAAAGTATTATCAGACTTAGGACTAGCTCAAAGAGTTGACTTCGATAATATCGACGCAGCTCCAGAAGAAAAAGAAAGAGGAATCACAATCAACACAGCTCACATCGAGTACGAAACAGAAAAAAGACACTATGCGCACGTTGACTGTCCAGGACACGCGGACTATGTAAAAAATATGATAACAGGAGCAGCTCAAATGGACGGAGCAATCCTAGTAGTTTCTGCAGCAGATGGACCAATGCCTCAAACAAGAGAGCACATCCTACTATCAAGACAAGTTGGAGTACCATATATCGTAGTATATTTAAATAAAGCTGATATGGTAGACGACGCTGAGTTATTAGAGTTAGTAGAAATGGAAGTAAGAGAGTTATTAAATGAATATGGATTCCCAGGAGATGACGTACCAGTAGTAGCTGGATCATCATTAGGAGCATTAAATGGAGAGCAACAATGGGTTGATAAAATCATCGAATTAATGAATGCAGTAGATGAGTACATTCCAACTCCAGAAAGAGCAGTAGATCAACCATTCTTAATGCCAATCGAAGACGTATTTACAATAACAGGAAGAGGAACAGTAGTAACAGGAAGAGTAGAAAGAGGAATAATCAAAGTAGGAGAAGAAGTAGAGATAGTAGGAATCAAAGACACAGCTAAGACTACAGTAACAGGAGTAGAGATGTTTAGAAAACTACTAGATCAAGGTCAAGCAGGAGATAACATAGGGGCGCTATTAAGAGGAACAAAGAAAGAGGAAGTAGAAAGAGGACAAGTATTGGCAAAACCAGGATCAATAACACCTCATACAAACTTTAGATCAGAGGTATATGTATTAACAAAAGAAGAGGGAGGAAGACATACACCATTCTTCTCAGGATACAGACCACAATTTTATTTTAGAACAACAGATATAACAGGAGCGATAGCGTTACCAGCAGGAGTAGAGATGGTAATGCCAGGAGACAACATAGAGATGACAGTAGAATTAATCCACCCAATTGCAATGGAAACAGGATTGAGATTTGCCATCAGAGAGGGAGGAAGAACAGTAGCTTCAGGAGTAGTTGCTGAAATCCTTAAGTAA
- a CDS encoding transketolase: protein MRDIKNLEVKATNIRKSIVKMICEAKSGHPGGSLSATDILTALYFAEMNIDPANPKMENRDRFILSKGHAAPALYATLAERGYFNKESLLTLRQYGSIFQGHPDMKKVPGIEISTGSLGQGLSVANGMALNAKISGLSYRTYIILGDGELQEGQIWEAAMTAAHYKLDNVCAFLDFNNLQIDGNVDKVMGVEPVDAKWKAFGWNVIKIDGHNFEEILNALDEAKTVKGKPTIVIAKTIKGKGVSFMENVCGFHGVAPTKEETEKALAELGGCN, encoded by the coding sequence ATGAGAGATATTAAAAACCTAGAAGTAAAAGCAACAAACATAAGAAAATCTATTGTAAAAATGATTTGTGAAGCTAAATCAGGACACCCAGGAGGATCACTATCAGCAACAGATATATTGACAGCTTTGTATTTTGCTGAAATGAACATAGATCCAGCTAACCCAAAAATGGAAAACAGAGACAGATTTATTCTTTCTAAAGGACATGCAGCACCTGCTTTATATGCAACTTTAGCTGAAAGAGGTTATTTTAATAAGGAGAGTTTATTAACACTTAGACAGTATGGGTCTATTTTTCAAGGACATCCAGATATGAAAAAGGTTCCAGGGATTGAAATTTCTACTGGGTCATTGGGACAAGGATTATCTGTTGCTAATGGAATGGCTTTGAATGCTAAAATTTCTGGACTTTCATATAGAACATATATCATCTTGGGGGATGGTGAATTACAAGAGGGACAAATTTGGGAAGCTGCTATGACTGCGGCTCATTATAAGCTTGATAACGTATGTGCTTTTCTAGATTTTAATAATCTTCAAATAGATGGAAATGTTGATAAAGTTATGGGTGTAGAACCTGTAGATGCTAAATGGAAAGCATTTGGATGGAATGTAATTAAGATAGATGGACATAATTTTGAAGAAATATTAAATGCTTTAGATGAAGCTAAAACAGTAAAAGGAAAACCAACTATTGTAATTGCTAAAACTATAAAAGGTAAGGGAGTATCATTTATGGAGAATGTTTGTGGTTTCCACGGAGTAGCTCCAACAAAAGAGGAGACTGAAAAAGCATTAGCAGAATTAGGAGGGTGTAATTAA